A window of the Salmo trutta chromosome 25, fSalTru1.1, whole genome shotgun sequence genome harbors these coding sequences:
- the LOC115162435 gene encoding protein FAM167A, which produces MMSFYADPFKTSSALAMDFKELGGEDNCEGDTEGNAEDLNNVKVLTEKLKLQTRRPSYFEWQERLQSRPWKENPNGLDNSQETAEKYVFLPEIMRDENSDLTIRNICGFDTIDDALDFLRKELREMRFQDNRLARQLIRLRVEIHRLKVEQVCHRHKEMLDDATYELEECGEESDLLCDIPMKAAFALSTPLKHLGLTKMNINSRRFSLC; this is translated from the exons ATGATGTCTTTTTACGCAGATCCATTTAAAACGTCTAGTGCCCTTGCAATGGACTTCAAGGAGCTGGGAGGCGAGGACAACTGCGAAGGAGATACAGAGGGAAACGCTGAGGATTTGAACAATGTGAAAGTACTTACCGAAAAACTAAAGTTACAAACCCGCAGACCGTCCTACTTTGAATGGCAGGAGCGCTTGCAGAGCCGACCGTGGAAGGAGAACCCAAATGGTTTAGATAATAGTCAAGAGACTGCAGAGAAATATGTGTTTTTGCCTGAAATTATGCGGGATGAGAACTCAGATCTAACCATCCGCAACATCTGTGGCTTCGATACCATTGATGATGCGTTGGATTTTCTTAGAAAAGAGCTG AGGGAGATGCGGTTTCAGGACAACCGTCTGGCCCGGCAGCTGATCCGCCTGCGTGTGGAGATCCACCGGCTGAAGGTGGAGCAGGTGTGTCACCGCCACAAGGAGATGCTGGACGACGCCACCTACGAGCTGGAGGAGTGTGGCGAGGAGTCTGACCTGCTCTGTGACATCCCCATGAAGGCTGCCTTcgccctctccacccccctcaaACACCTTGGCCTCACCAAGATGAACATCAACTCCCGACGCTTCTCCCTCTGTTAA